The proteins below are encoded in one region of Misgurnus anguillicaudatus chromosome 24, ASM2758022v2, whole genome shotgun sequence:
- the LOC129437740 gene encoding mRNA decay activator protein ZFP36L1 — protein MSDTLGESLLKNLINLGLDEAFPLSRPFPPKSISSERLTDDFIGWSGDTWSDRAPGKPQYSLKPDRSMSLTDSCLSTYNKLKPNDVPPPPGFPPLTTLPSTRYKTELCRSFQEHGNCKYGTKCQFAHGENELRGLYRHPKYKTQACRTFYQFGYCPYGARCHFIHEDKSGSGDQNPRLLRQSVSFAGFSGPRSTSPPYDILNFTRAPSVSPPPADILSPVFTDSSRDMFSFSRYSSGDINGAPFTTEPQSRCVCGHGDNFRNTGNGLHVNEDRNKSFVGPGLQRFSSEDSLSDRESYSSTGSSSGSESPTFDAATGKRLSVFARMSVSD, from the exons ATGTCCGATACATTGGGTGAAAGTCTTTTAAAG AATCTGATCAATTTGGGTTTAGATGAAGCGTTTCCTCTATCCCGTCCTTTTCCTCCGAAGAGCATCAGCTCCGAACGGCTCACCGACGACTTCATTGGCTGGTCCGGTGACACCTGGAGCGACAGAGCGCCCGGTAAACCACAGTATTCCCTCAAACCGGACCGATCCATGAGTCTGACCGACAGCTGTCTGTCTACCTACAACAAACTGAAGCCCAATGATGTCCCTCCACCACCCGGATTTCCTCCTCTGACAACCCTGCCATCAACCCGGTACAAAACCGAACTGTGCCGTAGCTTTCAGGAGCACGGAAATTGCAAATACGGCACCAAGTGTCAGTTTGCCCACGGCGAGAACGAGCTGCGCGGTCTGTACCGTCACCCAAAATACAAGACGCAGGCATGTCGCACTTTCTACCAGTTTGGATACTGTCCGTACGGAGCCCGCTGTCACTTCATCCACGAGGACAAGAGCGGGTCCGGCGACCAGAACCCGCGTCTCCTTCGCCAAAGTGTCAGCTTCGCCGGTTTCTCCGGACCTCGCAGTACATCACCTCCATACGATATCCTGAACTTCACCCGTGCGCCGTCTGTCTCTCCCCCGCCCGCTGATATCTTATCCCCGGTATTCACTGACTCTTCCCGCGACATGTTTTCTTTCAGCCGTTACAGTAGCGGAGATATCAACGGTGCGCCCTTCACGACCGAGCCTCAGTCTCGGTGCGTCTGTGGACACGGAGATAACTTCCGAAACACTGGGAACGGCCTTCACGTGAATGAAGACCGCAACAAATCCTTCGTGGGGCCCGGCCTGCAGCGCTTTTCTTCAGAGGACTCGCTGTCAGACCGCGAGAGTTACAGCAGCACCGGCAGCTCGAGTGGATCCGAGTCCCCAACCTTCGACGCGGCGACCGGGAAGCGCCTGTCCGTGTTTGCCCGGATGTCCGTCTCTGACTAA